The window CAATCACCGGTACGTTCCGCATCCTATATTTTGATAGTAGCAGCAAGACACTCAACATAGAACTGTCTGTTGCTACTGGAACAAATGGTGCCCACCGATAGGATTTTATGATGGAGCTCACCTACAAATAAAATTAGTGGACCTCATCATGTGTATTCATGTCAAATTCTCTGAATacagtttagtctagcttctggTGTCCTCCAACTTGGTCATTTTATTTCATGTTTGAGAGTTTTTAAGACTAGATGACAAATATCGTAGACACAAACACCATGAAAAGGTAAAGTCTCTCTTGATCAATCAAACCGCTAGGGTGACTTGGAAGAAGCTTAAAGGCCAATCCTTTAGAAGGCCTGCCTACCTTCGTCGACTTAAAGGGCTCTTCTTGAAGGATAACCTTGTAGAAATCCTCACCCAACTTATCAGCTGCAGTTGGAGCATCCTTTCCTGCTCCTCGATCCGCAGCCACTCCACCTGCCACAGCTGCACCGACTGCAGCCACCGTTAGACCTGCAACTGCAGCAGGACCTGTTGCACCCAATGCCAGTGCTCCAAGAGCACCAACAGCACCTGCTCCAACTCCTGCCGCTGCTGCCGAACTTGCTGATAAGGCAGCTGCTGCTGCATCTGCGCCCTCCAGCACCCAAAGAACAATAGCTGAGTAATCTAGGATGCCTAAATATATTTCTCGCCAATCCTTACTATTCTGAGCAGCTGGATTCCTCACAGGAGCTGATAGGATGTTGGATTCAGAAAGAATCTTGACAGCGTCGCCTATGGAAGTGTCGGCATCTATTTCAATCACTGGAATGAGGTGTAAGTTAGCCGTTTAGGATTCAGCACTGGACATCAAACTACTTAGTACAACAGTTTAAAAACTTATCTAATTTAGATACCTTTGCCTCCTGGGACTTGAGGGAAGGATGAAACTGGAATTTTCGCAAATGCATCAGTCAAAGTTTCCTGTAAATTACGGGGCAACTTTTTTCTGCTCTGGACCATCTCAAAGTAAGCATCATAATTTGCAAGTTTCAAAGTCTTTTCTGTTTTTGCTTGTGCCATTTACTTCAATACTCAAAGAAGACGTGGCTGTAAGATTCTATTCCTGAGTAGCAGCAATACAACCATCAGATCAATAAATTTGAAACAAGATAGCCACTAGAATCTCCTACCAGATCAATAAGGAAACTTCACTGCTGCACTTAATTGAAGGATCTCGTGACTCATCCGAAACCTATTACAAATGTTTGTAACCCTGTAGCCCCATGTACCGAACATGTTTGGACTCGTAAGTAGctattccacttccttcaaaaagCTGATTTTCTGTACTAAAAGCTCATACTTGCTAATTAAGAATAACTCGTAAGATTATTTTTTGGAAACTAATGTTAACACTAAAATTTTCTGCTAGGTACCACCATCTCTGAGAGAAGCATCATAGCATAAAACAGTTTGTTCCTTTAATTTATGGTTGTACTATAAACGTGGGCGTATAGTCAGAGATTCTCTTTCGGAGTAGCTCGTGGCTCCCAACCATAATCAATTTGACTACTTAGAAATTGGACAGTTATTACAATTTTATGCAGATTTCAATCCAGAATTTGTTGATACATCGAGTATAGAATAGGTTTAGTACTAACGAAAACATTTGGACGAAATTATGTTCTGATATTAGTTCTCTTccattattaaaaatatttttcagcaaaTCAGAAATAACAACTGCCTTATCTCTATTAAAACAATCTCAACTTCTATTTATAATACCTTTTATGCGTACCAATATTGCCAGTCTTTACGACTGGCCAGATCGCAACTGTTCTACTCTCACCTACTTAAAATGCTTCCTATAAAATTCTCCCATTAATCCCAACTCAGATGACAATTTTCTCTTCTGTGATGTTCTAAACCATCCACTAATAATAAGTTTTGTACATTTTTTTCAcaactttcaaaaattcaaattcttTAATCATTCCAATCAACCCCTTAATATAATCACCTTTTTCTATTAAGCTAACTAGCCTAGATACCacggttatcaaaaaaaaaaaaccgctAGATCATGTTATAAATTTTAACCTTCTAATCAACTAAACACCATCACAtaaaataggtaaaaaaaaaaaattcctttataCTATATCAAACACAGATGACGGAACACACCAAAAGCCGATATTCCTCACATCCACAGCAAAGTGAAAGACCGAATAAAAAAAACCCATCGAAGAGTTGGAGTAACAAGATTGCCgtaattatatatatactgaTGGAAGAGGACTAGTTGAAGCGCACATAGATGAACCCTAAGGTCCCTAACAAtggatataaaaaaaatactacttGTACTATAGATATGTACCTGTGCGCCTCTGCAATAGTTTACCGTGAAAAATGGAAGATCCAAGGGGAAGAATAAACAGAGAATTCTGTACAGTTTGAAGGGATTAGGAGTGGGAACTGATGGGTGTCTTTGTTGGTGAGAAGAACAGCAAAAGTTGGTTACTTTCTGGTTTCGGTGGCGCTGCCATGTGTTATAGTTCGTACCCTCCACTTGTCACTTGATTTACTCAGCACCGAGTGAGTGAACGATAAGCTCCTCTACTTTCTGCATATATTTTTGGTGTATGTAGAGGTCATCATAGAGATTACTTGCCTACTTCGCATCAACACCATAGGTGGATCTAGAGCTACCCGTTCATTTTTATCGGTTCGTCGATTTTAATTGAACTGCTTTGGCGTGACCTGAAGCTGTTTGAACCCATTTTTTGAGAATTGTCAAAGTTTTACATGTACTTTTGTTTTCTCCCTTCTTGTAAAAAGAATGAATTTGAAAATTATGTCATTCTTTGGGGAAAAAAGAATTGTGTCACGTAAAATGGAACATATGAGGTCCTATTTACTTTCAATTTTGCTAAAAATACTTGTCATTTTGACAAATTAAAGAAGAATCAATTGCAaaaataattgtatttttttGGTAAACTGGATCCTaatatatataaacaaaataGTTACACCACAATTTGAGAGGCTATACTCTCAACAGTTTCATTGTAATTGTTTTGCACTACATTAGGATTACAACCCGTGACATTTCTTACAAATACAGTTCCTAGGATGTCTGTCCACAATGCCTTATTAACAAACACGGGAGAAACTGCCAAAACTTCTGtccttccaaaaaaaaaaaattccttgctCCTTCCTTTGCGAGGAGGTGCGCTGCCTGATTATGCTCCCTGAAATTATGTCCTAGTGCTGGATTCCCCAACTGCTCCATAAATGATTTGCATTAAAAAACAATGAAGTTATAGTGGAGGTTTCCCTGTTTTATCAACTTAATAATTTGTTCAGAATTAGTGCTAATTTCTAGAAGGATGAAATTTTGGTCAAGCGCTATTTTTAGTCCCTGCCAAAGAGCATGGAGTTCAGCCTCAACACTGGTGGTATGTGGGATCCCCTTCATGTAGCCTAGCACCCAGTCACTTTTATTGTTCCTGAAAACACCCCCACCCCCttcaacttttgtttttggacaAACAACCACATATGTGCACTTGGTGGTGGTTCCCATTTGATGTAGATTACAGTTGTGTTTTTTCTGTCACTATATTGGATGCAACATGGTAGTACTCTGTAGCTCTAGCAATGGTTTGGGCAACAAGGGTGAAGTTTTTATCAAAGACGTTGTTCCTAGTGAACCAAATGCTCCAAAAACAGAAAGGCAAGAGTGTTTTTCAGTCAATTGAATCACTGAAATGTATGTTCTTAACCTTATTCCATATTTGTTCCCAATTGTTCATTGTAAAAGCAAGGTGGGGGTGGCAAGCATGGTTTGTACACTCTTGTTACAGTGTTATCTAGAAGgttttagcattgatgcattcaAAGAAAATGTGGTTAGTGTCCTCCACTCCAGAGTTGCAAAAATAGCATATGGGGCTTACATTTAAGCCAATGTTGTTTAGATGTTTGCCAATTGGCAGCTTGTTGTGATGCAGAAGCTATATgaacatttttattttatttggaacgTTTAGTTTCTAAATCCAACCAAAATGATCATTCTGGCCATTACTGAAGTCCAGTTCAGATCTAATATGGTTGTAGGCTGACTTAGTGCTAAATATTCTATTATTAGTGAGGTTCCAGATAATCTTATCTTCAGTATTGCTTATAGCAGGGATGAATGTGGATTGGATAACACGTGTAATATCCATGGGAATGGGGTAATGAATGGCATTAAGGTTCCATTCCCTATTGAAAATGATGGAGTTGATTTTTAGGGCCAGGTCGGAGTTATGCCAAGGTCCATAAAGGATAGAGTTAAGAGGTTGCATATTGGGGATCCAGTTATTAGAAAGAAAGTTGATTCTATCCCCTTTATGGACAACCCATCTAGATGCTTTGATGCATACCTTCCATTCCTCTTGTATGCATTGCCAAGTCCTGGTCTTGGCTTTTTCCTTGCATTGCTTTCCACTACAGTGCTTCCCCATTAAGACCCTAGTCCAAATTGTGTCAGTGTTTTGATACAATCTCCATGCTAGGGTGATAAGACTGGCTCTATTTTTCATCTAGGTTGGGTTTGCTGCAAGCCAAGACCCCCCCCTGTTCT is drawn from Nicotiana tabacum cultivar K326 chromosome 9, ASM71507v2, whole genome shotgun sequence and contains these coding sequences:
- the LOC107769285 gene encoding SNF1-related protein kinase regulatory subunit gamma-1-like; amino-acid sequence: MAQAKTEKTLKLANYDAYFEMVQSRKKLPRNLQETLTDAFAKIPVSSFPQVPGGKVIEIDADTSIGDAVKILSESNILSAPVRNPAAQNSKDWREIYLGILDYSAIVLWVLEGADAAAAALSASSAAAAGVGAGAVGALGALALGATGPAAVAGLTVAAVGAAVAGGVAADRGAGKDAPTAADKLGEDFYKVILQEEPFKSTKVSSIIKSYRWAPFVPVATDSSMLSVLLLLSKYRMRNVPVIERGNPFLKNFITQSAVIRGLEGCKGRDWFDCISAHPISELGLPYMSPDEVICVQNDELILEAFKKMRDNNIGGLPVVEGTKKKIVGNVSIRDIRFLLLKPELFSNFRQLTVTGFMNTVASATHDATKVSTPITCKHESTLGNVIDTLASKLVHRIYVTAGEDDEVIGVITLRDVISCFIFEPPNFFDNYFGFSAQEMLGQ